In Aeromicrobium marinum DSM 15272, one genomic interval encodes:
- a CDS encoding VOC family protein, producing the protein MAHLPRIRQAVVLVPDLDEAIGAARETFGFTTGTRDVESMADLGFEHEVCSFADTFLEICAPLSADSASGRLVERRGSLGYMLVVQVDDLDAAVERAAAIEVQPLFAQPFEGNQISQWHPKALGTLAELDQIEPADSWHFAPRIFEASCTDVARDIVGAELAVDDPAVMAQRWSTVLDVALTDATTLHLSGTELRFVAASDTSTGLVAVDVAATDPARAGEAVELFGVEFRFVAGAPA; encoded by the coding sequence ATGGCCCACCTGCCCCGCATCCGCCAGGCCGTCGTGCTGGTGCCTGACCTCGACGAGGCGATCGGCGCCGCCCGCGAGACGTTCGGCTTCACCACCGGTACCCGCGACGTCGAGTCCATGGCCGACCTCGGCTTCGAGCACGAGGTCTGCTCGTTCGCCGACACGTTCCTCGAGATCTGCGCCCCGCTGTCGGCCGACTCCGCGTCGGGCCGGCTGGTGGAGCGGCGTGGCTCGCTCGGCTACATGCTGGTCGTGCAGGTCGACGACCTCGACGCGGCGGTCGAGCGGGCGGCGGCGATCGAGGTGCAGCCGCTGTTCGCCCAGCCCTTCGAGGGCAACCAGATCTCGCAGTGGCACCCCAAGGCCCTGGGCACGCTGGCCGAGCTCGACCAGATCGAGCCGGCCGACAGCTGGCACTTCGCGCCGCGCATCTTCGAGGCGTCGTGCACCGACGTGGCACGTGACATCGTGGGCGCCGAGCTGGCCGTCGACGACCCGGCGGTGATGGCGCAGCGATGGTCGACCGTGCTCGATGTGGCGCTCACCGACGCCACGACGCTGCATCTGTCGGGCACCGAGCTGCGGTTCGTGGCTGCGTCGGACACTTCGACCGGGCTGGTGGCTGTCGATGTCGCCGCGACCGACCCGGCCCGTGCGGGGGAGGCGGTCGAGCTGTTCGGTGTGGAGTTCCGGTTCGTGGCCGGGGCGCCGGCATGA
- a CDS encoding enoyl-CoA hydratase/isomerase family protein has translation MSEFVHYAVEDGIGVITIDRPAKRNALSYAMLDAIRAHTAAAEADEGVKAIVLTGVPGQFCAGTDLTELHDVEPGTDPAERTQHTDGRHWFLADCAKPVIAAVDGPAAGLGVELATQCDFRIASTAARFSWIFVQRGLVPDTGAGTWLLPSLVGPQMAKRLVFSGDFIDAAEALRIGFVLDVVEPGDLAAAARDLAARVSSGSPFATERVKRLINGAGARTRDEHLVEHVAAMTECQLSDDHREGVAAFLEKRPAVFTGH, from the coding sequence ATGAGCGAGTTCGTGCACTACGCCGTCGAGGACGGCATCGGCGTCATCACGATCGACCGGCCGGCCAAGCGCAACGCCCTCAGCTACGCGATGCTCGACGCGATCCGCGCCCACACGGCGGCGGCCGAGGCCGATGAGGGCGTCAAGGCGATCGTGCTGACGGGGGTGCCCGGGCAGTTCTGTGCCGGCACCGACCTCACCGAGCTGCACGACGTCGAGCCCGGCACCGATCCTGCTGAGCGCACGCAGCACACCGACGGCCGGCACTGGTTCCTGGCGGACTGCGCCAAGCCGGTGATCGCGGCCGTCGACGGGCCGGCGGCCGGTCTGGGGGTCGAGCTGGCGACCCAGTGCGACTTCCGGATCGCGTCGACCGCGGCCCGGTTCTCGTGGATCTTCGTGCAGCGTGGGCTGGTGCCCGACACGGGCGCGGGCACGTGGCTGCTGCCGTCGCTGGTGGGCCCGCAGATGGCCAAGCGGCTGGTGTTCTCCGGCGACTTCATCGACGCCGCGGAGGCTCTGCGCATCGGATTCGTGCTCGACGTGGTGGAGCCGGGCGACCTGGCTGCCGCGGCTCGTGACTTGGCGGCGCGGGTGTCGAGCGGGTCACCCTTCGCGACCGAGCGGGTCAAGCGGCTGATCAACGGTGCTGGTGCGCGCACGCGCGACGAGCACCTGGTGGAGCACGTGGCCGCGATGACGGAGTGCCAGCTGTCGGACGACCACCGCGAGGGAGTCGCCGCCTTCCTCGAGAAGCGCCCGGCAGTCTTCACCGGCCACTGA
- a CDS encoding GIY-YIG nuclease family protein: MPFTYILLCSDKTFYTGSTRDLIVRLRQHREGEGAEYTKRRRPVKLVYYEEHEHVAHAFWREKKIQGWTHGKKRMLVRDGPGVKVEDDSDLFGTG, from the coding sequence ATGCCTTTCACGTACATCCTTCTGTGCTCTGACAAGACCTTCTACACGGGCAGCACCAGAGACCTGATCGTCCGACTTCGCCAACACCGTGAGGGTGAGGGTGCCGAGTACACGAAGCGACGACGACCGGTGAAGCTCGTCTACTACGAGGAGCACGAGCACGTCGCCCACGCGTTCTGGCGGGAGAAGAAGATCCAGGGCTGGACCCACGGGAAGAAGCGGATGCTGGTGCGCGACGGCCCCGGGGTGAAGGTGGAGGACGACTCGGATCTCTTCGGTACCGGGTAG
- a CDS encoding AMP-binding protein, translated as MTTPASRPDAEDLDGMTAPELIAHRASTSPDEVFLRDTAGAEMTYADLHLTALAWARALDRDGVSAGTAVGSMLPNSPEHYAAWLGIAWLHAHEVAINVDLRGGVLHHVLRSARVEVLVVHVDAVDRVIGLTDDLPDLRHVVVVGADRVEPDPRWRTSVRDDLLAAAADHPVELVPPAPHDVASVLFTSGTTGPSKGVVVPWAQLRAGAVPTVRFATRDGEDRFYATGSPSHVVSKGAFSTMALTRGQLVVRPVFSLTEFWSDVRRFGIRSTVLVGAMADFLLSAGPRPDDADTTLTNVLMAPVTPRHHEFELRFGTRTWTAYNMTEISVPFASTDWGIDDPRSCGRLRTDFPYYEARLVDEHDHEVPVGEVGELVVRTAVPWTVTPGYLHLPEATAAAWRNGWFHTGDAFTLDESGRYFFVDRMKDTIRRRGENISSFEVEAEVLQHPAVAECAAVAVPADEIEDEIKIVVVETPAGALDPADLVEFLTDRVPRHMVPRYVEIVAELPRTQTLRVQKSELRRATASGHIWDRTAARSPARGTRA; from the coding sequence ATGACGACACCCGCGTCGCGTCCGGACGCCGAGGATCTCGACGGTATGACGGCCCCGGAGCTGATCGCCCACCGGGCCTCCACGAGTCCCGACGAGGTCTTCCTGCGCGACACCGCCGGCGCGGAGATGACCTACGCCGACCTGCACCTCACGGCGCTGGCCTGGGCCCGGGCCCTCGACCGCGACGGCGTGTCCGCCGGCACCGCCGTCGGGTCGATGCTGCCCAACTCGCCCGAGCACTACGCGGCATGGCTGGGCATCGCGTGGCTGCACGCCCACGAGGTGGCCATCAACGTCGACCTGCGAGGAGGGGTGCTGCACCACGTGCTGCGCTCGGCCCGGGTCGAGGTGCTCGTCGTCCACGTCGATGCGGTCGACCGGGTCATCGGACTCACCGACGACCTGCCCGACCTGCGTCACGTGGTCGTCGTCGGCGCCGACCGGGTGGAGCCCGACCCGCGGTGGCGGACGTCGGTTCGTGACGACCTGCTCGCCGCTGCCGCCGACCACCCGGTCGAGCTGGTGCCCCCCGCTCCCCACGACGTGGCCTCGGTGCTGTTCACCTCCGGCACCACGGGACCGTCGAAGGGGGTCGTGGTCCCGTGGGCGCAGCTGCGCGCGGGTGCCGTGCCCACGGTGCGGTTCGCGACCCGCGACGGAGAGGACCGCTTCTACGCGACCGGATCACCGAGTCACGTGGTGTCGAAGGGCGCGTTCTCCACCATGGCGCTCACCCGCGGTCAGCTGGTCGTCCGACCGGTCTTCAGCCTGACGGAGTTCTGGTCGGACGTACGTCGTTTCGGCATCCGGTCCACCGTGCTGGTGGGGGCGATGGCGGACTTCCTGCTGTCGGCAGGGCCTCGGCCCGACGACGCCGACACAACCCTGACGAATGTCCTGATGGCGCCGGTCACGCCGCGGCACCACGAGTTCGAGCTGCGGTTCGGCACCCGCACGTGGACGGCCTACAACATGACCGAGATCAGCGTGCCGTTCGCGTCGACCGACTGGGGCATCGACGACCCGCGGTCGTGCGGCCGGCTGCGCACCGACTTCCCGTACTACGAGGCGCGACTGGTCGACGAGCACGACCACGAGGTGCCCGTGGGCGAGGTCGGCGAGCTGGTGGTGCGCACCGCGGTGCCGTGGACCGTCACGCCCGGCTACCTGCACCTGCCGGAGGCGACGGCCGCCGCGTGGCGCAACGGCTGGTTCCACACCGGCGACGCCTTCACCCTCGACGAGTCCGGCCGGTACTTCTTCGTCGACCGGATGAAGGACACCATCCGGCGACGCGGCGAGAACATCTCGTCCTTCGAGGTGGAGGCCGAGGTGCTGCAGCACCCTGCCGTGGCCGAGTGCGCGGCCGTCGCGGTCCCGGCGGACGAGATCGAGGACGAGATCAAGATCGTGGTGGTCGAGACGCCTGCGGGCGCACTGGACCCGGCCGACCTGGTCGAGTTCCTCACCGACCGGGTCCCCCGCCACATGGTGCCCCGCTATGTGGAGATCGTGGCCGAGCTGCCCCGCACACAGACGCTGCGGGTGCAGAAGTCCGAGCTCCGCCGGGCCACCGCGTCCGGCCACATCTGGGACCGCACCGCCGCACGTTCGCCAGCCCGAGGAACGAGGGCGTGA
- a CDS encoding acetyl-CoA carboxylase biotin carboxyl carrier protein subunit, with product MEIDVRSEVAGTVTHVGTTVGSEVAAHASLVFVEAMKMDIPVPAPAAGTVSAVHVAVGDQVAENQVVAVVTTAS from the coding sequence ATGGAGATCGATGTGCGCAGCGAGGTGGCCGGCACGGTCACCCACGTGGGGACGACCGTCGGCAGCGAGGTCGCCGCGCACGCGTCGCTCGTGTTCGTCGAGGCGATGAAGATGGACATCCCCGTGCCGGCCCCGGCCGCCGGAACCGTCTCGGCCGTCCACGTCGCGGTGGGCGACCAGGTCGCCGAGAACCAGGTCGTCGCCGTCGTCACCACGGCGTCATGA
- a CDS encoding acyl-CoA carboxylase subunit beta, giving the protein MSDSVWQDELDEIARRRTAALELGGPEKVERQHSRGKLDARQRIDRLVDDGSFREVGVLAAKRRPVEGGPDEVVPANFVTGTARLDGRKVVLGVDDFTVRGGASDGSVVEKLAYCEQMAHELQLPLVRLLDGTGGGGSIRSLEEMGRSYVPYLPGFEFTVQNLSTVPVVALGLGPVAGFGAARLVMSHHSVMVRGLSQTFVAGPPVVAGIGEDVTKEELGGVDVHGPNGTVDAVVDSEDEAFASARRFLSYLPSSVHEVAERGPVTDDPARADDWLADAIPRNPRQVYRVRPIIESLVDTGSFFELGASYGRSVVTGLARLDGWPVAVMAGDPYVYGGSWTETSAAKAIRLIDLADTFHLPVVNLVDNPGFMIGTAGERAGSIRHGMRALTAIYQASVPWCSVLLRKVYGVGGAGQSHHRRLQRRFAWPSAEWGSLPSTGGIEAAYRAEIEASDDPAEFVRAKREEVAALMSPFRTAEAFDIQDIVDPRESRALLCEFAADAAKLRRPGATGHGLRP; this is encoded by the coding sequence ATGAGCGACTCGGTCTGGCAGGACGAGCTCGACGAGATCGCCCGTCGGCGAACGGCCGCGCTGGAGCTGGGCGGGCCCGAGAAGGTCGAGCGGCAGCACTCACGCGGCAAGCTCGACGCCCGCCAACGCATCGACCGGCTCGTCGACGACGGCAGCTTCCGCGAGGTCGGCGTGCTGGCCGCCAAGCGTCGCCCGGTCGAGGGCGGTCCCGACGAGGTCGTGCCGGCCAACTTCGTCACCGGCACGGCACGGCTCGACGGTCGCAAGGTCGTGCTCGGGGTCGATGACTTCACCGTGCGGGGTGGCGCCTCCGACGGGTCCGTCGTCGAGAAGCTCGCCTACTGCGAGCAGATGGCGCACGAGCTGCAGCTGCCGCTGGTGCGCCTGCTCGACGGAACCGGCGGCGGCGGCAGCATCCGCAGCCTGGAGGAGATGGGCCGCAGCTACGTGCCCTACCTGCCCGGGTTCGAGTTCACCGTGCAGAACCTGTCGACCGTCCCCGTCGTCGCCCTCGGGCTCGGTCCGGTCGCCGGGTTCGGCGCCGCGCGGCTGGTGATGAGCCACCACAGCGTGATGGTCCGGGGTCTCAGTCAGACGTTCGTGGCCGGCCCGCCGGTGGTCGCCGGCATCGGCGAGGACGTGACCAAGGAGGAGCTCGGCGGGGTCGACGTGCACGGGCCCAACGGCACCGTCGACGCCGTCGTCGACTCCGAGGACGAGGCGTTCGCCAGCGCCCGACGCTTCCTGTCGTACCTGCCGTCGTCGGTGCACGAGGTGGCCGAGCGGGGGCCGGTGACCGACGACCCGGCACGCGCCGACGACTGGCTCGCCGACGCGATCCCGCGGAACCCGCGGCAGGTCTACCGCGTCCGGCCGATCATCGAGTCGCTCGTCGACACCGGCTCGTTCTTCGAGCTGGGCGCCTCGTACGGCCGGTCGGTGGTGACCGGTCTGGCGCGCCTCGACGGTTGGCCGGTGGCCGTGATGGCCGGCGACCCCTACGTGTACGGCGGCAGCTGGACCGAGACGTCGGCGGCCAAGGCGATCCGGCTGATCGACCTGGCCGACACGTTCCACCTGCCCGTGGTCAACCTGGTCGACAACCCGGGCTTCATGATCGGGACGGCCGGCGAGCGGGCCGGGTCGATCCGGCACGGCATGCGGGCGCTGACCGCGATCTACCAGGCGTCGGTGCCGTGGTGCTCGGTGCTGCTCCGCAAGGTCTACGGCGTGGGTGGGGCCGGGCAGTCGCACCACCGGCGGCTGCAGAGACGGTTCGCCTGGCCGTCGGCGGAGTGGGGCTCGCTGCCCTCGACCGGTGGCATCGAGGCGGCGTACCGGGCCGAGATCGAGGCGTCGGACGACCCGGCGGAGTTCGTGCGGGCCAAGCGTGAGGAGGTCGCCGCTCTCATGTCGCCGTTCCGCACCGCGGAGGCGTTCGACATCCAGGACATCGTCGACCCGCGGGAGTCGCGGGCGCTGCTGTGCGAGTTCGCCGCCGACGCGGCGAAGCTGCGGCGACCCGGAGCGACAGGCCACGGCCTGCGTCCCTGA
- a CDS encoding acetyl-CoA C-acyltransferase, translated as MDDAVIVATARTPIGRAFKGSLREARPDDLGGFVVRGLLDQVPQLDGAEVEDVIVGTAVPEGEQGLGIGRIVAALSGLPETVPGSTVSRACASSLQAIAAAFHAVRAGEGDVFVAAGVESVSRVPGGDPSGHLNPRFLDDSRPDFVSRMYTSMLQTAENVAVRHDVSRDRMDEFAMLSQQRAAKATGDGFFAREILPWTTPDGTVVDSDDCPRPGTTLEGLAALSPALGEPHRVTAGNACPLNDGAAAVLVMSATRAQQLELRPMARIVASAVSGLDPEYMGVGPIEACRKVLDRAGMTIGDVDIVELNEAFAAQVLAVTDALGVSVAEQLNPHGGAIALGHPFGMTGARIMTTLLNGLRTRDQQIGLETMCVGGGMGMAMLVERLD; from the coding sequence ATGGATGACGCCGTCATCGTCGCGACCGCCCGCACCCCGATCGGCCGGGCCTTCAAGGGCTCGCTGCGCGAGGCCCGACCGGACGACCTCGGCGGCTTCGTGGTGCGCGGGCTGCTCGACCAGGTGCCGCAGCTGGACGGTGCGGAGGTGGAGGACGTCATCGTCGGGACCGCGGTGCCGGAGGGCGAGCAGGGCCTGGGCATCGGCCGCATCGTCGCCGCGCTGAGCGGGCTTCCCGAGACCGTCCCCGGCAGCACCGTGAGCCGAGCCTGCGCGTCGTCGCTGCAGGCGATCGCGGCCGCGTTCCACGCCGTGCGCGCCGGTGAGGGCGACGTGTTCGTGGCCGCCGGGGTCGAGTCGGTGTCGCGGGTCCCCGGCGGTGACCCCTCCGGCCACCTCAACCCGCGCTTCCTCGACGACTCCCGACCGGACTTCGTCAGCCGGATGTACACCTCGATGCTGCAGACCGCGGAGAACGTCGCGGTGCGCCACGACGTGTCCCGCGACCGGATGGACGAGTTCGCGATGCTGTCGCAGCAGCGCGCCGCCAAGGCCACCGGTGACGGCTTCTTCGCTCGCGAGATCCTGCCGTGGACGACCCCCGACGGCACCGTGGTCGACTCCGACGACTGCCCCCGCCCGGGGACGACCCTCGAGGGTCTCGCCGCGCTGAGCCCGGCGCTCGGCGAACCCCACCGCGTCACCGCCGGCAACGCGTGCCCGCTCAACGACGGGGCGGCGGCAGTGCTGGTGATGTCGGCGACCCGGGCCCAGCAGCTGGAGCTGCGCCCGATGGCGCGGATCGTCGCGTCAGCCGTGTCCGGGCTGGACCCGGAGTACATGGGGGTCGGTCCGATCGAGGCCTGCCGCAAGGTGCTGGACCGCGCGGGCATGACGATCGGCGACGTCGACATCGTCGAGCTCAACGAGGCGTTCGCGGCGCAGGTGCTGGCCGTCACCGACGCGCTGGGCGTCTCGGTGGCCGAGCAGCTGAACCCGCACGGCGGCGCGATCGCCCTCGGTCACCCGTTCGGCATGACCGGCGCGCGCATCATGACGACGCTGCTGAACGGGCTGCGGACCCGCGACCAGCAGATCGGCCTCGAGACGATGTGCGTCGGCGGCGGCATGGGTATGGCCATGCTCGTCGAACGCCTCGACTGA
- a CDS encoding acyl-CoA synthetase, translating to MTYPSAHAAMFPDKPAVVVAESGETLTYRELDDGSMRLAQLLHAAGLRPGDHLAVLVGNHLRFLEVYWAAMRSGLYFTPVNTYLTGSEARYVVENCQASALVVESRLDDVAAELADLPLSVRLSLDGAIPGFDDYTTAVAGYPAEPLADEPLGAHLLYSSGSTGRPKAITRELTGKHVSEGNEALRIWINQAYEVEPGTVCLSPAPLYHAAPLSFCAAISSIGGTIVLMERFDAAGALDAISRYRPSHALLVPTMFIRLLRLDDATKAAADTSSLRYVVHGASPCPASVKRGMIEWWGPVIHEYYAGSEDNGSTLIDSREWLERPGSVGTASPGCTVHVCDALGREQPAGTDGVIYFETDGAERAFEYRDEPAKTAATRHPDHPTWTTLGDVGHLDADGYLYLTDRTDYMIISGGVNISPQEIEDVLIEHPVVLDVAVFGIPDDEFGEQVKAVVQLTDPAGDPTAVAAELREFARGRLARHKVPRTVDVIEEMPRSPAGKLYKRRLRDTYLSPRSPARGTRA from the coding sequence ATGACGTACCCGTCGGCCCACGCCGCGATGTTCCCCGACAAGCCGGCCGTCGTCGTGGCCGAGTCGGGCGAGACCCTCACCTACCGCGAGCTCGACGACGGGTCGATGCGGCTGGCGCAGCTGCTGCACGCCGCCGGCCTTCGTCCCGGCGACCACCTCGCGGTGCTGGTCGGCAACCACCTGCGGTTCCTGGAGGTGTACTGGGCCGCGATGCGGTCCGGGCTCTACTTCACCCCGGTCAACACGTACCTGACGGGCAGCGAGGCGCGGTACGTGGTCGAGAACTGCCAGGCGTCGGCGCTCGTGGTCGAGTCCCGTCTGGACGACGTGGCGGCCGAGCTCGCGGACCTGCCGCTCAGCGTGAGGCTGAGCCTCGACGGCGCGATCCCCGGGTTCGACGACTACACCACCGCCGTCGCGGGGTACCCGGCCGAGCCGCTCGCCGACGAGCCGCTCGGCGCCCACCTGCTGTACAGCTCGGGCAGCACCGGGCGGCCGAAGGCGATCACCCGCGAGCTCACCGGCAAGCACGTGTCGGAGGGCAACGAGGCGCTGCGCATCTGGATCAACCAGGCCTACGAGGTGGAGCCCGGGACGGTCTGCCTCAGCCCGGCCCCGCTGTACCACGCCGCACCCCTGTCGTTCTGTGCCGCCATCTCGTCGATCGGCGGCACGATCGTGCTGATGGAACGGTTCGACGCCGCGGGAGCACTCGACGCGATCAGCCGGTACCGGCCTTCCCACGCGCTGCTCGTGCCGACCATGTTCATCCGGTTGTTGCGCCTCGACGACGCGACGAAGGCGGCAGCCGACACCAGCTCGTTGCGCTACGTGGTGCACGGGGCGAGCCCGTGTCCGGCGAGCGTCAAGCGCGGCATGATCGAGTGGTGGGGCCCGGTGATCCACGAGTACTACGCCGGCAGCGAGGACAACGGATCCACCCTCATCGACTCCCGGGAGTGGCTGGAACGGCCGGGGTCGGTCGGCACGGCCAGCCCGGGCTGCACCGTGCACGTCTGCGACGCGCTGGGCCGGGAGCAGCCGGCCGGCACCGACGGCGTCATCTACTTCGAGACCGACGGCGCCGAGCGGGCGTTCGAGTACCGCGACGAGCCGGCCAAGACCGCCGCCACCCGGCACCCGGACCACCCCACGTGGACGACGCTCGGCGACGTCGGTCACCTCGACGCGGACGGCTACCTCTACCTGACCGACCGCACCGACTACATGATCATCTCCGGCGGCGTGAACATCTCACCGCAGGAGATCGAGGACGTGCTGATCGAGCACCCGGTCGTGCTCGACGTGGCGGTGTTCGGGATCCCCGACGACGAGTTCGGTGAGCAGGTCAAGGCCGTCGTGCAGCTGACCGACCCGGCGGGCGACCCCACCGCCGTTGCCGCCGAACTACGGGAGTTCGCGCGTGGACGGCTCGCGCGGCACAAGGTCCCCCGCACCGTCGACGTGATCGAGGAGATGCCGCGGTCGCCGGCCGGGAAGCTCTACAAGCGCAGGCTGCGCGACACCTACCTGTCCCCCCGCTCGCCAGCCCGAGGAACCAGGGCGTGA
- a CDS encoding carotenoid oxygenase family protein, with protein MDLDVVGRLLSTLPADDDHPYRTGPWQPQTTEWNAENLDVVQGEIPADLDGVYLRNTENPLHPAIQNYHPFDGDGMVHVVGFRDGTAFYRNRFVRTDGLAMEADAGHALWAGLAERPSQSLMDHGWGARTRMKDASSTDVIVHNGVALTSFYQCGDLYRVDPLTAETLGKETWNGAFPFDWGVSAHPKIDDATGEMLFFNYSTEAPYMNYGVVDAAGELVHYTPVPLPGPRLPHDMAFTENYAILNDCPLFWDPEGLANGAYAARFHRDMPMRLGVIPRRGGPDDIRWFDAESTFVLHWVNAYEDGDEIVLDGFFESDPSPADNGMGDKWQRAFRFLANDRMQPRLHRWRLNLVTGSVREESLTDTITEFGMINGSHGGRKHRYAWAATSKPAWFLFDGIVKHDTWTGQEQHFRYPEGVYGSESAMAPRVGSTAEDDGYLITLTTDMNADASFCLVFDASDITAGPVCTLRLPERISSGTHSTWAPGHDLPTWATADDPATAVGL; from the coding sequence ATGGACCTCGACGTCGTCGGACGCCTGCTGTCGACCCTGCCCGCGGACGACGACCACCCGTACCGCACCGGTCCGTGGCAGCCGCAGACCACGGAGTGGAACGCCGAGAACCTCGACGTGGTGCAGGGCGAGATCCCGGCCGACCTGGACGGCGTGTACCTGCGCAACACCGAGAACCCGCTGCACCCGGCGATCCAGAACTACCACCCGTTCGACGGCGACGGGATGGTGCACGTGGTGGGGTTCCGCGACGGCACCGCGTTCTACCGCAACCGGTTCGTGCGCACCGACGGCCTGGCGATGGAGGCCGACGCCGGGCACGCCCTGTGGGCCGGCCTGGCCGAGCGACCCAGCCAGTCGCTGATGGATCACGGCTGGGGTGCCCGCACGCGCATGAAGGACGCGTCGAGCACCGACGTCATCGTCCACAACGGCGTCGCGCTCACCAGCTTCTACCAGTGCGGCGACCTCTACCGGGTCGACCCGCTGACGGCCGAGACGCTCGGCAAGGAGACCTGGAACGGCGCGTTCCCCTTCGACTGGGGCGTCTCGGCCCACCCGAAGATCGACGACGCGACCGGCGAGATGCTGTTCTTCAACTACAGCACCGAGGCGCCCTACATGAACTACGGCGTGGTCGACGCCGCCGGCGAGCTGGTGCACTACACGCCGGTGCCGCTGCCCGGCCCCCGCCTGCCGCACGACATGGCGTTCACCGAGAACTACGCGATCCTCAACGACTGCCCGCTGTTCTGGGACCCCGAGGGGCTCGCCAACGGCGCCTACGCGGCCCGGTTCCACCGCGACATGCCGATGCGGCTCGGCGTCATCCCGCGGCGCGGCGGACCCGACGACATCCGGTGGTTCGACGCCGAGTCGACCTTCGTCCTGCACTGGGTCAACGCCTACGAGGACGGCGACGAGATCGTGCTCGACGGGTTCTTCGAGAGCGACCCGTCGCCGGCCGACAACGGCATGGGCGACAAGTGGCAGCGGGCGTTCCGGTTCCTCGCCAACGACCGCATGCAGCCTCGCCTGCACCGGTGGCGGCTGAACCTCGTGACCGGCTCGGTGCGCGAGGAGTCACTGACCGACACGATCACCGAGTTCGGGATGATCAACGGCTCCCACGGCGGCCGCAAGCACCGGTACGCGTGGGCGGCCACGAGCAAGCCGGCGTGGTTCCTGTTCGACGGCATCGTCAAGCACGACACGTGGACCGGGCAGGAGCAGCACTTCCGCTACCCGGAGGGGGTGTACGGCAGCGAGTCGGCCATGGCGCCGCGCGTCGGCAGCACCGCGGAGGACGACGGGTATCTGATCACCCTGACGACCGACATGAACGCCGACGCGTCGTTCTGCCTGGTCTTCGACGCCTCCGACATCACCGCCGGCCCGGTGTGCACGTTGCGCCTGCCCGAGCGGATCTCCAGCGGCACGCACTCGACCTGGGCACCGGGCCACGACCTGCCCACCTGGGCGACGGCCGACGACCCCGCGACCGCCGTCGGCCTGTGA
- a CDS encoding acetyl-CoA acetyltransferase — protein MDQDLYVLGGAQTDFARNWAAEGVGLFEVLTEVLPATFTDARVVPGDVEVIHVGNLAAEMFAGQAQLGGLVVAAEPQLAGLPSTRHEAACASGSTAIVAAGADIASGRYDVALVVGIEQMRNVPAQTAADHLGTAAWAGREALDATYTWPALFADVAEEYDARYGLDHDPLGRFAEIAFANAADNPLAQARDWSFGTGSFSEDDDANPLVEGRLRRTDCGRITDGAAAVVVAGAAFARRWAAEHGLELDQVPRISGFGHRTDTLLLEDKFAASRGGEHLFPHLHGTVHDAYRRAGLSGIDDIDVVEMHDCFSITGLVTLEHLGLVGGGKGPELIHDGSIERTGRLPVNPGGGLLAAGHPVGATGVRMVLDAARQVTGTAGAQQIEGARRVLTVNVGGSFTTAVSFVVETTSP, from the coding sequence ATGGACCAGGACCTGTACGTGCTCGGAGGCGCCCAGACCGACTTCGCCCGCAACTGGGCGGCCGAGGGGGTGGGGCTGTTCGAGGTGCTGACCGAGGTCCTGCCCGCGACCTTCACCGACGCCCGGGTCGTCCCCGGCGACGTCGAGGTCATCCACGTCGGCAACCTCGCCGCCGAGATGTTCGCCGGACAGGCGCAGCTGGGCGGGCTCGTGGTGGCGGCCGAGCCGCAGCTGGCCGGGCTGCCCTCGACCCGCCACGAGGCGGCGTGCGCCTCGGGCAGCACCGCGATCGTCGCCGCCGGCGCCGACATCGCCTCGGGCCGCTACGACGTGGCCCTCGTGGTGGGCATCGAGCAGATGCGCAACGTGCCCGCCCAGACCGCTGCCGACCACCTCGGCACCGCGGCGTGGGCCGGTCGCGAGGCCCTCGATGCCACCTACACGTGGCCGGCACTGTTCGCCGACGTGGCCGAGGAGTACGACGCCCGCTACGGGCTCGACCACGACCCCCTGGGCCGTTTCGCCGAGATCGCCTTCGCCAACGCGGCCGACAACCCCCTGGCCCAGGCCCGTGACTGGTCGTTCGGCACCGGCAGCTTCTCCGAGGACGACGACGCCAACCCGCTCGTGGAGGGCCGCCTGCGGCGCACCGACTGCGGCCGCATCACCGACGGCGCGGCCGCCGTGGTCGTGGCCGGTGCCGCGTTCGCGCGGCGGTGGGCCGCCGAGCACGGTCTCGAGCTCGACCAGGTCCCCCGCATCAGCGGCTTCGGCCACCGCACCGACACCCTGCTGCTGGAGGACAAGTTCGCCGCGTCACGCGGCGGCGAGCACCTCTTCCCCCACCTGCACGGCACCGTGCACGACGCCTACCGCCGGGCCGGACTGTCCGGCATCGACGACATCGACGTCGTCGAGATGCACGACTGCTTCAGCATCACCGGCCTGGTGACCCTCGAGCACCTCGGCCTCGTCGGCGGCGGCAAGGGGCCCGAGCTGATCCATGACGGCTCGATCGAGCGCACGGGACGGCTGCCGGTCAACCCGGGCGGCGGCCTGCTGGCCGCCGGACACCCCGTCGGCGCCACCGGCGTGCGCATGGTGCTCGACGCCGCCCGCCAGGTGACCGGCACGGCTGGCGCCCAGCAGATCGAGGGCGCCCGGCGCGTCCTGACCGTCAACGTCGGCGGCTCGTTCACCACCGCCGTCTCGTTCGTGGTCGAGACCACCTCCCCCTGA